Proteins encoded by one window of Halobaculum halobium:
- a CDS encoding prenyltransferase, whose product MPTAADPVDATDRAGAAASVRYLLKLSRPRFWLYLAGPIVVGVAFGATTVPRLFAPENVLLFGYFLLPANLFLYGVNDVFDRDVDEDNPKKNGREVRYGGDRLVPAVVVASLLAGAGTFAITPRAAWPFLAGFFLLGAQYSAPPLRFKTTPLLDSVSNGLYVLPGAAAYALVAGVAPPAEALVGAWLWAMAMHTFSAIPDIDPDRAAGIRTTATVLGEPRTLAYCAGCWLAAAGAFAAVDLRIGAVLLAYPALVAAVSWAGVAIDRAYWWFPAINTVVGAVLTMGALTRIVPPGAVLP is encoded by the coding sequence ATGCCGACCGCTGCCGATCCCGTCGATGCGACCGATCGCGCCGGCGCCGCAGCCAGCGTCCGCTACCTCCTGAAGCTCTCACGGCCGCGCTTCTGGCTGTATCTCGCGGGGCCGATCGTCGTCGGGGTCGCCTTCGGCGCGACGACCGTGCCGAGGCTGTTCGCCCCCGAGAACGTCCTCTTGTTCGGCTACTTCCTCCTCCCGGCGAACCTGTTCCTCTACGGCGTGAACGACGTGTTCGACCGCGACGTCGACGAGGACAACCCGAAGAAGAACGGTCGGGAAGTTCGCTACGGGGGCGACCGCCTCGTCCCCGCCGTCGTCGTCGCCTCGCTCCTCGCGGGCGCGGGGACGTTCGCGATCACGCCGCGGGCTGCGTGGCCGTTCCTCGCGGGCTTCTTCCTCCTCGGGGCGCAGTACTCGGCGCCGCCGTTGCGCTTCAAGACGACGCCGCTGCTGGACTCCGTCTCGAACGGGCTGTACGTCCTCCCGGGCGCTGCCGCGTACGCGCTGGTCGCGGGAGTCGCGCCACCGGCCGAAGCGCTGGTCGGCGCGTGGCTGTGGGCGATGGCGATGCACACGTTCTCCGCGATCCCCGACATCGATCCGGATCGGGCCGCCGGGATCCGAACGACCGCGACCGTGCTCGGGGAGCCGCGGACGCTCGCGTACTGCGCGGGGTGCTGGCTCGCCGCAGCGGGCGCGTTCGCGGCGGTCGACCTTCGGATCGGCGCGGTGCTGCTCGCGTATCCCGCCCTCGTCGCGGCAGTGAGTTGGGCCGGCGTCGCCATCGACCGAGCGTACTGGTGGTTCCCGGCGATCAATACGGTCGTCGGCGCCGTGCTCACGATGGGGGCGCTCACCCGAATCGTTCCGCCGGGGGCGGTGCTCCCGTGA
- the cruF gene encoding bisanhydrobacterioruberin hydratase, which translates to MPADRREAEARLDALVRENRFTISVVFPVVGAVLLVASAEGAFAGTPLAPLAFNGGMILLGTLVMRSPLVVGLAPLVGRRELAGLGLLSAYAYAIEYVGVTTGWPYGEFEYLVALGPEVSGVPLGLPVFFLPLVANAYLLCLLLLGDRAERTAARLLAVIALVLVMDVVLDPGAVALGFWAYEGVADGGALGVLSGAGFYGVPPSNYAGWVVSATVAVVVLDAAFDRAALRARLADCEFILDDMVSFVLLWGGVNLWFWNPVAAAVAGAIGLGLVRADRFDASLLRRAW; encoded by the coding sequence ATGCCGGCGGATCGACGCGAGGCGGAGGCGCGCCTCGACGCGCTCGTCCGCGAGAACCGCTTCACCATCTCGGTCGTGTTCCCGGTCGTGGGGGCGGTGCTACTCGTCGCCAGCGCCGAGGGGGCGTTCGCGGGCACGCCGCTGGCCCCGCTGGCGTTCAACGGTGGCATGATCCTGCTCGGGACGCTCGTGATGCGCTCGCCGTTGGTCGTCGGGCTCGCGCCGCTGGTGGGGCGGCGCGAACTGGCCGGGCTCGGGCTGCTGTCGGCGTACGCGTACGCGATCGAGTACGTCGGCGTTACCACCGGATGGCCCTACGGCGAGTTCGAGTACCTCGTCGCGCTCGGGCCGGAGGTGAGCGGCGTTCCGCTGGGGTTGCCGGTGTTTTTCCTCCCGCTTGTGGCGAACGCGTACCTCCTGTGTCTGCTCCTGTTGGGCGACCGCGCCGAGCGCACCGCGGCGCGGCTGCTTGCGGTCATCGCGCTCGTGCTCGTCATGGACGTGGTGCTCGATCCCGGCGCCGTCGCGCTCGGCTTCTGGGCGTACGAGGGCGTCGCCGACGGGGGCGCACTCGGCGTGCTTTCCGGAGCGGGCTTCTACGGCGTTCCGCCGTCGAACTACGCCGGCTGGGTCGTCTCTGCGACCGTCGCCGTCGTCGTGCTCGACGCCGCATTCGACCGCGCGGCGCTGCGCGCGCGCCTGGCCGACTGCGAGTTCATCCTGGACGACATGGTGAGTTTCGTGCTGCTGTGGGGCGGAGTGAACCTCTGGTTCTGGAACCCCGTCGCCGCCGCGGTCGCGGGGGCCATCGGTTTGGGGCTCGTGCGCGCGGACCGCTTCGACGCGTCGCTGCTCAGGCGGGCGTGGTGA
- a CDS encoding phytoene/squalene synthase family protein — MVDDDQIARSKRIQQRTGKTFHFATRVLPERVREPTYVLYAFFRVADEVVDGAETAPPDEQRRELDHLREAALGREETDDPVLSAFAELCEEHSIAEEDVETFTEAMRSDIDTDRYETYEDLEAYMDGSASAVGRMMTAVMDPENPDAALPHATALGDAFQLSNFLRDVREDILELDRVYLPQETLREYDVTEEQLKRFEFDERVEAVMRHELRRAESLYKEGVAGIKYLPEDCQFAVLLAAVLYAEHHALIRERGFDTLTETPELGTLRKLKLFAKTRWAWFRCKDPETVFRRVSCVPYGDSESNRSGAGHADRVPAR, encoded by the coding sequence ATGGTAGACGACGACCAGATCGCCCGCAGCAAGCGCATCCAACAGCGCACGGGGAAAACCTTCCACTTCGCGACCCGAGTGCTCCCCGAGCGCGTGCGCGAGCCGACCTACGTGCTGTACGCGTTCTTCCGCGTTGCCGACGAGGTCGTCGACGGCGCAGAGACGGCCCCGCCGGACGAACAACGCCGCGAACTCGACCACCTCCGCGAGGCAGCGCTCGGCCGCGAGGAGACGGACGACCCCGTCCTCTCGGCGTTCGCCGAGCTGTGCGAGGAACACAGCATCGCCGAGGAGGACGTCGAGACGTTCACCGAGGCGATGCGCTCGGACATCGACACCGACCGCTACGAGACGTACGAGGACCTCGAGGCGTACATGGACGGCTCGGCCTCCGCCGTCGGCCGGATGATGACGGCCGTGATGGACCCCGAGAACCCCGACGCGGCGCTCCCGCACGCGACCGCGCTGGGGGACGCGTTCCAGCTGTCGAACTTCCTGCGCGACGTGCGCGAGGACATCCTCGAGTTGGACCGCGTGTACCTCCCGCAGGAGACGCTGCGCGAGTACGACGTTACCGAGGAACAGCTGAAGCGCTTCGAGTTCGACGAGCGCGTCGAGGCGGTGATGCGCCACGAGCTTCGCCGCGCGGAGTCGCTGTACAAGGAGGGGGTCGCGGGGATCAAGTACCTCCCCGAGGACTGCCAGTTCGCCGTGTTGCTGGCGGCCGTGCTGTACGCCGAACACCACGCGCTCATCCGCGAGCGGGGGTTCGACACGCTCACCGAGACGCCGGAGCTGGGCACGCTCCGCAAGCTGAAGCTGTTCGCGAAAACGCGGTGGGCGTGGTTCCGCTGTAAGGACCCCGAGACGGTGTTTCGCCGCGTCTCCTGCGTCCCGTACGGCGACAGCGAGTCGAACCGCTCGGGCGCCGGCCACGCCGACCGCGTCCCCGCACGATAA
- a CDS encoding HVO_2523 family zinc finger protein has translation MSDSAESTKRTRPCPYCGASMVHRHCEYVCPQHGVVFDCADPFYG, from the coding sequence ATGAGCGACAGCGCGGAATCGACGAAGCGGACGCGACCGTGTCCCTACTGCGGGGCGTCGATGGTCCACCGTCACTGCGAGTACGTCTGTCCCCAGCACGGCGTCGTCTTCGACTGCGCAGATCCGTTCTACGGGTGA